A portion of the Salminus brasiliensis chromosome 9, fSalBra1.hap2, whole genome shotgun sequence genome contains these proteins:
- the LOC140562156 gene encoding leucine-rich repeat and fibronectin type-III domain-containing protein 2 isoform X2 — translation MQDSPPPQSQKSHPSHILRHHLSNTHSSSLPLQPSIHSQPLLLKPSHKLPPSPPSLCPKYTYSYLAPSTLPPSQPLPSLHWLTLVTCACLLPALIGRIPGALAGETWGVVSACPFHCVCRNLSESLSTLCADKGLLFVPPNIDRRTVELRLADNFIREVGGADFANMTGLVDLTLSRNTINYIKPMAFADLESLRSLHLDGNRLMSLGPRDLAGMLNLQHLILNNNQLINISSDAFDDFLLTLEDLDLSYNNLRKAPWDAIQNMASLHTLNLDHNLIDQIAEGSFSELYKLARLDMTSNRLQTLPPDPLFARSQTGVISPTPYNAVVSLNFGGNPLHCNCELLWLRRLIRSDDMETCATPVHLAGRYFWSIPEEEFTCEPPLITRHTHKLWVLEGQRATLKCRAIGDPEPVVHWVSPDDRIIANSSRTTSFRNGTLELLVTVARDDGAYTCIAINAAGEATAIIDLKVIPLPHRGNGTVPLARDPGSSDITRGKTSNGQSPSQDANADPKEVREDVEVEAEDGGSEGGEDQLVEVQGVTSTSAQVRWDIGRLSGTYLVWMYQIQYNCTADETLVYRLRPL, via the coding sequence ATGCAAGACTCCCCACCCCCCCAGTCACAAAAATCACACCCGTCCCACATTTTACGCCATCATCTGAGCAACACACACTCCTCTTCTCTTCcccttcaaccatcaatccatTCTCAGCCACTTCTCCTCAAGCCCTCACACAAACTCCCACCATCACCTCCTTCTCTTTGTCCAAAGTACACCTACAGTTACCTGGCCCCTTCCACATTACCCCCAAGCCAACCTCTACCCTCCCTCCACTGGCTGACACTGGTCACGTGTGCATGCTTACTACCTGCTCTAATAGGACGGATTCCTGGAGCACTGGCTGGGGAGACGTGGGGCGTGGTCTCTGCGTGTCCTTTCCACTGCGTGTGCCGGAATTTATCCGAGTCTCTTAGCACACTCTGCGCAGACAAAGGTCTCCTCTTCGTTCCGCCAAACATTGACCGCCGGACTGTCGAGCTCCGCCTTGCTGACAACTTCATCCGAGAGGTGGGGGGTGCAGACTTTGCAAACATGACCGGGCTAGTGGATCTAACATTGTCCCGAAACACCATCAACTACATCAAGCCAATGGCGTTTGCGGACCTCGAGAGTCTCCGCTCGTTGCACCTGGATGGGAATCGTCTGATGTCCCTCGGCCCCAGAGACTTAGCAGGCATGCTAAACCTGCAGCACCTCATCCTGAACAACAACCAGCTCATCAACATTTCTTCTGATGCCTTTGATGACTTCCTCCTCACATTGGAAGACCTGGACCTGTCCTACAACAATCTGCGCAAAGCACCCTGGGATGCCATTCAGAACATGGCCAGCTTGCACACACTAAACCTCGACCACAACCTCATTGACCAGATTGCTGAAGGCTCTTTCAGCGAGCTCTATAAACTTGCTCGGTTAGACATGACCTCAAATCGCCTTCAGACTCTACCACCTGATCCCTTGTTTGCAAGGTCCCAGACGGGGGTCATAAGCCCAACCCCGTACAATGCAGTAGTCAGTTTGAACTTTGGAGGAAACCCCTTGCACTGTAACTGTGAGCTTCTCTGGTTGCGCAGGCTGATTCGCAGTGATGATATGGAGACGTGTGCCACACCAGTTCACCTGGCAGGACGTTACTTCTGGTCAATACCTGAGGAGGAATTCACCTGTGAGCCTCCGCTTATCACTCGCCATACACACAAACTCTGGGTGTTAGAGGGCCAAAGGGCAACACTCAAATGCAGAGCTATCGGAGACCCTGAGCCGGTGGTGCACTGGGTTTCACCTGATGACCGGATTATTGCCAACTCCAGTCGTACTACATCGTTTCGGAACGGGACACTTGAGCTCCTAGTGACTGTGGCCCGGGATGATGGGGCCTACACCTGCATTGCAATCAATGCCGCAGGTGAAGCCACTGCAATAATCGACCTTAAGGTAATTCCTCTTCCTCACCGAGGCAACGGAACAGTACCTTTAGCTCGGGACCCAGGGTCATCAGATATTACCAGAGGAAAGACATCCAATGGGCAGAGCCCCAGCCAGGATGCTAATGCTGACCCAAAGGAAGTAAGAGAGGATGTAGAGGTGGAGGCCGAGGATGGAGGAAGTGAAGGAGGAGAAGACCAGCTTGTGGAGGTGCAGGGAGTGACCTCCACCTCAGCACAAGTGCGGTGGGATATTGGCCGACTGTCAGGGACGTACCTGGTTTGGATGTACCAGATCCAGTACAACTGCACCGCTGATGAAACCCTGGTGTATCG